A portion of the Eubacterium maltosivorans genome contains these proteins:
- a CDS encoding TetR/AcrR family transcriptional regulator, with product MANYKNGLETKESLYQSAKKIFYQKGYDKTTVKDIITDARTKQGLLNYYFGAKENLAVQIYKDFCNDVVFCVDEKKDALGSLPRGLLLDMIGYRAYFKALFTDDAVMRFYAEVSKLPLFARSMLDLRDYFFSLELESEAYTGINPKLKERRYFEYLKSLTVGMEIQVFRDVLEKQIDLELQDAVDWFFFDYYSFLFTDAGYIRENIEASRQVVSRFIFEITPTFEISLSVQAGRRL from the coding sequence ATGGCTAACTATAAAAACGGTCTCGAGACAAAGGAAAGCCTTTACCAGAGCGCCAAAAAGATTTTTTATCAGAAGGGCTATGATAAGACAACGGTCAAGGATATCATCACCGATGCCAGGACAAAACAGGGACTTTTAAACTATTATTTCGGGGCGAAGGAGAACCTGGCTGTTCAGATCTATAAGGATTTCTGCAACGATGTTGTTTTCTGCGTGGACGAGAAGAAAGATGCGCTGGGAAGCCTGCCGCGGGGGCTGCTATTGGATATGATCGGCTATCGGGCTTATTTTAAGGCGTTGTTTACAGACGACGCCGTCATGCGGTTTTATGCAGAGGTCTCAAAACTGCCGCTGTTCGCGAGAAGCATGCTTGATCTGCGGGATTATTTCTTTAGCCTGGAGCTTGAGAGTGAGGCCTATACAGGCATTAACCCAAAGCTGAAGGAACGCAGATATTTCGAGTATCTGAAATCGCTGACGGTTGGAATGGAAATTCAGGTGTTCAGGGATGTGCTCGAAAAGCAGATTGATCTGGAGCTTCAGGACGCTGTTGACTGGTTTTTCTTTGATTATTACAGCTTTCTCTTTACCGATGCGGGCTATATCCGTGAAAATATCGAAGCGTCAAGACAGGTTGTCAGTCGTTTTATCTTTGAGATTACCCCGACTTTTGAGATCAGCTTGTCAGTACAGGCGGGCAGGCGTCTCTAG
- a CDS encoding uroporphyrinogen decarboxylase family protein — protein sequence MENVQAKLDNFMRGVRGEKMDYVPIMMDFEPTYICEYTKQDCIRSFWDYDGFIAGYDQVMKDFDIDLTQSVVFLPPQKNALLGSKVWVQNRVNGYMQHPEVTSLLPEEYPELIEDPIHCIASRVLPRMYTELGREAPYSTMAFAKALLYEKNQVHHFYDQIFEKTMENNALLYYGTMFYAPFDLLADHLRGITQISMDLRRRKDDVEAACDALLNVMARYVETTNMADESGFPLACTWSHLPPMINQKQFERFYWPTFKKLCEMLTDKGVTLYVNFQGDYRDGRFFDFYQDLPKDKIVIAVEYQDFEQATATLGRDHMLSCSYPLNYFSDYSTEECVDKARELMDIGMKNGRFYFGLNKSALDFHDADPDKLKAVLNFVREYGQY from the coding sequence ATGGAAAATGTTCAGGCAAAGCTGGATAATTTTATGCGCGGTGTTCGCGGCGAAAAAATGGACTATGTCCCCATTATGATGGACTTTGAGCCCACCTATATCTGTGAGTATACAAAACAGGACTGCATTCGTTCCTTCTGGGATTACGACGGCTTTATCGCAGGCTATGACCAGGTCATGAAGGACTTTGACATCGATCTGACCCAAAGTGTGGTTTTTCTGCCGCCGCAGAAAAATGCCCTGCTGGGCTCAAAGGTGTGGGTTCAGAACCGCGTCAACGGCTATATGCAGCATCCGGAGGTCACCTCACTGCTTCCGGAGGAATACCCCGAGCTCATCGAGGATCCTATCCACTGCATCGCATCCCGCGTGCTGCCCCGCATGTATACCGAGCTGGGGCGTGAAGCCCCCTACAGCACAATGGCCTTTGCCAAGGCACTGCTTTATGAAAAGAATCAGGTTCACCACTTCTATGACCAGATTTTTGAAAAAACCATGGAAAATAATGCGCTGCTCTACTACGGCACTATGTTCTACGCCCCCTTCGACCTTCTGGCAGACCATCTGCGGGGCATCACCCAAATTTCCATGGATCTGCGGCGCAGAAAGGACGATGTCGAAGCCGCCTGCGACGCGCTGTTAAACGTTATGGCCCGCTATGTGGAAACCACCAACATGGCAGATGAAAGCGGCTTCCCACTGGCCTGCACTTGGTCTCACCTGCCGCCGATGATCAATCAGAAGCAGTTTGAGCGTTTTTATTGGCCTACCTTCAAAAAGTTGTGTGAAATGCTAACTGATAAGGGCGTCACCCTTTATGTCAACTTCCAGGGTGACTACCGCGACGGCCGTTTCTTCGACTTTTATCAGGATCTGCCAAAGGATAAAATCGTCATCGCTGTGGAATACCAGGATTTTGAGCAGGCGACTGCCACCCTCGGCCGGGACCACATGCTCAGCTGCTCCTATCCGCTGAACTACTTTTCGGATTACTCTACTGAGGAGTGTGTTGACAAAGCCCGCGAGCTGATGGATATCGGCATGAAAAACGGCCGTTTTTACTTTGGGCTGAACAAATCCGCCCTGGATTTTCATGATGCTGACCCGGATAAACTGAAGGCTGTATTGAATTTCGTCCGTGAATACGGACAGTATTGA
- a CDS encoding VOC family protein — MGKYRMAHTMIRVMDLEKSLAFYEDALGFKEVRRKDKPEGKFTLVYLGDGQTDFTLELTYNYDPEKPYVIGDGYGHLAVEVEDLEASHEEHKAKGYDVTDLSGLDNGVKSYYFIKDPDGYKIEIIRLK; from the coding sequence ATGGGAAAATACCGTATGGCACATACCATGATCCGTGTAATGGATCTTGAAAAATCACTGGCATTCTATGAGGATGCGCTGGGCTTTAAGGAAGTCCGCAGAAAGGACAAGCCGGAAGGCAAGTTTACCCTGGTATATCTGGGCGACGGCCAGACTGATTTCACTCTGGAGCTGACCTATAACTACGACCCCGAAAAGCCTTATGTCATCGGCGATGGCTACGGCCATTTGGCAGTGGAGGTCGAAGACCTAGAAGCCAGCCATGAAGAACACAAGGCCAAGGGCTACGACGTTACCGACCTCAGCGGCCTGGACAACGGCGTTAAAAGCTACTATTTCATCAAGGACCCAGACGGGTATAAAATTGAGATTATCCGCCTGAAATAA
- the recO gene encoding DNA repair protein RecO, with amino-acid sequence MALVKTKGIVIREQPFQEQDKILTLFTEEEGKVKAIAKGVRRNRSPLVAATQLFAYSEFVYYPGKNFANINQASLIQSFYPLRNDLIKMSLASYVLELLDAFYDYYQGNKAVLRLVNFILFYISEDKSQSNEALVAALQLKLTEVHGIRPVFDTCALCGSSEHLTYFSIENNGVLCENCYRTEGYSYRLTPEVITEMVYLLVTPIKAIRQRVFDKTLVRRIMDMMNHYISYQLAKNLKTYDFYRDLNL; translated from the coding sequence ATGGCACTGGTAAAGACGAAAGGCATTGTGATCCGCGAGCAGCCCTTTCAGGAGCAGGACAAGATTCTTACCCTTTTTACCGAGGAAGAGGGAAAGGTTAAGGCCATCGCCAAGGGGGTAAGGCGGAACCGCAGCCCGCTGGTGGCAGCGACCCAGCTCTTTGCCTACAGCGAGTTTGTCTACTATCCCGGCAAAAATTTTGCCAATATCAATCAGGCCAGCCTCATACAGTCCTTTTATCCGCTGCGCAACGATCTGATAAAGATGTCGCTGGCTTCCTACGTTTTGGAGCTGCTGGACGCTTTTTACGATTACTATCAGGGGAATAAGGCCGTACTGCGGCTGGTGAATTTTATTCTGTTTTACATTTCGGAGGATAAGAGCCAGAGCAACGAGGCGCTGGTCGCCGCCCTTCAGCTAAAGCTGACAGAGGTGCACGGCATACGGCCGGTTTTTGACACCTGCGCGCTTTGCGGCAGCAGTGAACATTTAACGTATTTCAGTATTGAAAATAACGGCGTTTTATGCGAAAATTGTTATCGGACAGAAGGCTATAGCTACCGTCTTACCCCGGAGGTGATTACGGAGATGGTTTATCTCCTCGTCACCCCCATTAAGGCGATAAGACAGCGGGTGTTTGACAAAACGCTGGTACGGCGTATCATGGATATGATGAACCACTATATTTCTTACCAGCTGGCGAAAAACCTCAAAACCTATGACTTCTATCGGGACTTAAATTTATAA
- the era gene encoding GTPase Era has translation MHKNTEQPFKSGFISIIGRPNVGKSTLLNSIMGEKLVITANKPQTTRNAIRCIHTDADSQMVFIDTPGMHKPKNKLGDFMLKSAEDTISDVDVVLFLVEPEDRIGPGDQYILDKLAGSRTPVILIINKIDTVPKEELLKTIAAYQDYTFLDSIIPVSAWNGDGVQELLAAIKKHLEPGPMYFPPDMVVDQSERFIVGELIREKVLHLLKDEVPHGVAVEVTKMKAREDKNIVDIDATIFCERKTHKGILIGKQGSMLKKIGTYARKDIEFFLKTPVNLQLWVKVRADWREKTYDLKDLGYTE, from the coding sequence ATGCATAAAAATACAGAACAACCATTTAAATCAGGTTTTATCAGCATTATCGGCCGACCCAACGTGGGCAAGTCCACGCTGCTTAACAGCATCATGGGCGAGAAGCTGGTGATCACGGCTAACAAGCCTCAGACCACGAGAAACGCCATCCGCTGTATCCACACTGACGCGGACAGCCAGATGGTTTTTATCGACACACCGGGCATGCACAAGCCCAAGAACAAGCTTGGGGATTTTATGCTCAAGTCCGCTGAGGACACCATCTCCGACGTGGACGTGGTGCTCTTTTTGGTGGAGCCTGAGGATAGAATCGGCCCGGGAGACCAGTACATTCTGGATAAGCTCGCGGGCAGCCGGACACCGGTGATCCTGATCATTAACAAGATCGACACCGTGCCCAAGGAAGAACTGCTTAAGACCATTGCGGCCTATCAGGACTATACCTTCCTGGACAGCATTATTCCTGTCTCGGCCTGGAATGGCGACGGGGTACAGGAGCTTCTGGCGGCCATTAAAAAGCATCTGGAGCCAGGTCCCATGTACTTTCCGCCGGATATGGTGGTGGATCAGTCCGAGCGCTTTATTGTGGGCGAGCTGATCCGCGAAAAGGTTCTGCATCTGCTCAAGGATGAGGTCCCCCACGGTGTGGCGGTTGAAGTCACAAAAATGAAGGCGCGTGAGGATAAGAACATTGTCGACATCGACGCTACCATTTTCTGTGAGCGCAAAACCCACAAGGGGATTCTGATCGGAAAGCAGGGCTCCATGCTCAAAAAAATCGGAACCTACGCCCGAAAGGATATTGAATTCTTTTTAAAAACCCCGGTCAACCTTCAGCTCTGGGTCAAGGTAAGGGCAGACTGGCGCGAGAAAACCTACGACCTTAAGGATCTGGGATATACCGAGTAG
- a CDS encoding diacylglycerol kinase family protein produces the protein MRRRLTSSFGYAFEGIKYVLKTQPNMKIHSVIGLFAILAGFFFKISEAEWLAIVIVIGFVLILEVVNTAVETLVDLYTEEYHHLAKVSKDTAAGAVLLMAIVSVVVGLIIFLPKIWAMIAPLIFK, from the coding sequence ATGCGCCGACGTTTAACAAGCAGTTTTGGATACGCATTTGAGGGTATTAAATATGTATTAAAAACGCAGCCCAATATGAAGATACACAGTGTCATTGGCCTGTTCGCCATACTGGCTGGCTTCTTTTTCAAAATATCGGAGGCCGAGTGGCTGGCCATTGTCATTGTGATCGGCTTTGTGCTTATTCTAGAGGTAGTCAACACTGCGGTCGAGACGCTGGTGGACCTCTACACAGAGGAATACCACCACCTGGCCAAAGTCTCCAAAGATACGGCCGCCGGCGCTGTACTGCTCATGGCCATCGTATCTGTGGTGGTGGGGCTGATCATTTTTCTGCCAAAGATCTGGGCTATGATCGCACCTCTTATCTTTAAGTAA
- the ybeY gene encoding rRNA maturation RNase YbeY: MPLELNLEIDNRSEVELDAAVYEKVEEYILITLQQENVLVPCEISFSLVVPEEIKELNAEYRGIDKETDVLSFPMLEFPEDEDMITYEMGIPVMLGDIVISTTRAAEQAKEYGHSLEREICYLSVHSVLHLLGYDHMEEDEKRVMRAREKAIMGDD; the protein is encoded by the coding sequence TTGCCATTAGAACTTAATTTGGAAATTGACAACCGGAGCGAGGTCGAGCTTGACGCGGCGGTCTACGAAAAGGTTGAGGAATACATTTTAATCACACTTCAGCAGGAGAATGTTCTGGTGCCCTGTGAGATCAGCTTTTCGCTGGTCGTGCCTGAGGAAATTAAGGAGCTTAACGCTGAGTACCGGGGCATCGACAAGGAAACCGATGTGTTGTCTTTCCCCATGCTGGAGTTCCCGGAAGATGAGGATATGATCACCTATGAGATGGGGATACCGGTCATGCTGGGGGACATCGTCATCTCAACGACACGGGCGGCAGAGCAGGCAAAGGAGTATGGGCACAGTTTGGAGCGTGAGATATGCTACCTGAGTGTGCACAGCGTGCTGCACCTGTTGGGCTATGACCACATGGAAGAGGACGAAAAAAGAGTGATGCGCGCCCGCGAAAAAGCCATTATGGGCGACGACTGA
- a CDS encoding PhoH family protein, which translates to MEEITKDIMIESPETMSKVFGKYDENIKLIEERLKVDVMVRGGALKIRGESRRVEAAVRVVEEMIRTIAGQGGITKDNTEYILTLQSKGLEKEYSALNDDIICYTMRGKPIRSKTLGQKRYIDAIRHNDIVFGIGPAGTGKTYLAMAMAITAFKNGEVDRLILTRPAVEAGEKLGFLPGDLQDKVDPYLRPLYDALFEIMGAEAFEKNMEKGLIEVAPLAYMRGRTLENAYIILDEAQNTTPEQMKMFLTRFGQGSKIVVTGDITQIDLPGGKRSGLKEVRRILRGIQDIAFIEFSQDDVVRHRLVQRIIEAYDRNDKAREKKLALELAEKPD; encoded by the coding sequence TTGGAAGAAATCACAAAGGACATTATGATTGAATCGCCAGAGACGATGTCAAAGGTTTTCGGCAAATATGACGAAAATATCAAGCTCATTGAGGAGCGCTTAAAGGTCGATGTCATGGTGCGCGGCGGCGCGCTCAAAATCCGCGGCGAGAGCAGGCGGGTGGAGGCTGCCGTAAGGGTTGTCGAGGAAATGATCCGCACCATCGCGGGTCAGGGCGGCATTACAAAGGATAATACCGAGTATATCCTCACGCTCCAGTCCAAGGGGCTGGAGAAAGAATACAGCGCCCTGAACGATGATATCATCTGCTACACCATGCGGGGCAAGCCCATCCGCAGCAAAACCCTGGGCCAGAAGCGTTATATTGATGCCATCCGCCATAACGACATTGTTTTTGGCATAGGGCCGGCCGGCACGGGCAAAACCTATCTGGCCATGGCAATGGCCATCACTGCTTTTAAAAATGGCGAGGTGGATCGTCTGATTCTGACTCGCCCGGCGGTGGAAGCCGGTGAAAAGCTGGGCTTTCTGCCAGGCGATCTGCAGGATAAGGTCGACCCTTATCTGCGGCCGCTGTACGATGCGCTGTTTGAAATCATGGGGGCCGAGGCCTTTGAAAAGAATATGGAAAAGGGGCTCATCGAGGTGGCTCCGCTGGCCTACATGCGTGGGCGGACGCTCGAGAATGCCTATATTATACTGGATGAAGCCCAGAACACCACGCCAGAGCAGATGAAAATGTTCCTGACCCGCTTTGGCCAGGGCTCTAAAATCGTGGTGACCGGGGATATTACCCAGATCGACCTGCCCGGGGGCAAGCGTTCCGGCCTTAAGGAGGTCCGTAGGATTCTGCGCGGCATTCAGGACATTGCCTTTATCGAGTTTTCACAGGACGATGTGGTGCGCCACCGCCTGGTTCAGCGCATTATTGAGGCCTATGACCGGAATGACAAGGCGAGGGAAAAAAAGCTCGCGCTTGAGCTGGCTGAAAAGCCAGACTAA
- a CDS encoding histidine phosphatase family protein: MKYILVRHVETFGNAEHRLNGHTESDYTAFGVRMKEMLVDELVALNKKIPFDEIYVSPISRAYKIGEAVAERLDRPFTPDDRLKEFNFGIFDGLTADEAMALDKKMWDTWMDDYNHVTLPGGENYTDYHNRMSAFLAEHAAVHAHKNVLIVAHGGTVHSLLVNLLDLPLQSKWHFNIKLGSITVVDCPEGFGMLEALYTPDYDSIKLNP; the protein is encoded by the coding sequence ATGAAATATATTTTAGTAAGACATGTAGAAACCTTTGGCAACGCCGAACACCGCCTCAATGGCCATACCGAATCCGATTATACGGCTTTTGGGGTACGGATGAAGGAAATGCTGGTGGATGAGCTGGTTGCTCTGAACAAAAAAATTCCTTTTGATGAAATTTATGTGAGCCCCATTTCGAGGGCGTATAAAATTGGAGAAGCAGTGGCAGAGCGCCTGGACAGGCCCTTTACGCCAGACGACCGTCTCAAGGAATTTAACTTTGGTATTTTTGACGGGCTGACCGCCGACGAGGCCATGGCTCTGGACAAAAAAATGTGGGATACCTGGATGGATGACTACAACCACGTCACCCTGCCCGGGGGCGAGAACTATACCGATTACCACAACCGCATGAGTGCCTTTTTAGCCGAGCACGCCGCGGTCCACGCCCATAAGAATGTGCTCATCGTAGCCCACGGCGGCACAGTGCACAGTCTGCTGGTCAACCTGCTGGATCTGCCCCTTCAGTCGAAATGGCATTTTAATATCAAGCTTGGCAGCATTACCGTGGTGGACTGCCCAGAGGGCTTTGGTATGCTGGAGGCGCTTTACACGCCCGATTATGACAGTATTAAACTAAATCCGTAA
- a CDS encoding DMT family transporter: protein MDKTKKTGLMADLGLLIVAVVWGTGFVASKNAIAATTPMMVMAIRFTVAFLIAFIVFFKHLKGISKDTLKAGCIIGFFLFAAFAAQTIGLQFIQAGKQAFLTATNVVMVPFIFWAVKKHRPDRYNFAAAFIMLLGITLLTTDFSTGFSFGAGDGLTLLCAFLFACHIVSVGVFSKDHDPIALTVIQLGFTALASLIYVIFSGELTTAITPSGWLNAVYLGLFSTFLAFLLQTVAQKYTSSTHAAILMSLESVFGSIFSIILLGDRFTLMMAIGCVVIFLGVITAETKWSFLRHSAAENGKNCEN from the coding sequence ATGGACAAAACAAAGAAAACAGGCCTGATGGCAGATCTCGGGTTACTGATAGTGGCGGTTGTCTGGGGGACGGGCTTTGTGGCCTCCAAAAACGCCATTGCCGCCACTACCCCCATGATGGTGATGGCCATCCGTTTTACAGTGGCCTTTCTAATAGCATTTATCGTCTTTTTCAAGCATCTCAAAGGCATCTCGAAGGATACCCTCAAGGCCGGGTGCATCATCGGGTTCTTTCTGTTTGCAGCCTTTGCGGCCCAGACCATCGGCCTGCAGTTTATTCAGGCTGGTAAACAGGCGTTTTTGACTGCCACCAATGTGGTGATGGTGCCCTTTATCTTCTGGGCGGTGAAAAAGCACCGTCCAGACCGTTATAATTTTGCCGCGGCCTTTATCATGCTGCTGGGCATTACCCTGCTGACAACAGACTTCAGCACTGGCTTCAGCTTTGGCGCGGGTGACGGACTCACCCTGCTGTGCGCTTTCCTGTTTGCCTGCCATATCGTCTCGGTGGGCGTTTTCTCAAAAGATCACGACCCCATCGCACTGACGGTTATTCAGCTGGGCTTCACGGCGCTGGCATCGCTGATCTATGTCATTTTCTCCGGAGAGCTGACCACAGCCATCACGCCCTCAGGCTGGCTTAACGCCGTGTATCTGGGCTTGTTCAGCACCTTCCTGGCCTTTCTGCTTCAGACAGTGGCTCAGAAGTACACCAGCTCGACCCACGCGGCCATTCTCATGAGCCTGGAATCCGTCTTTGGCAGTATTTTCTCCATCATTCTGCTGGGCGACCGCTTTACGCTGATGATGGCCATCGGCTGTGTTGTCATTTTTCTCGGCGTCATTACCGCAGAGACCAAATGGTCTTTTCTGCGGCACAGTGCGGCGGAGAATGGCAAAAACTGCGAAAATTGA